A region of the Silene latifolia isolate original U9 population chromosome 9, ASM4854445v1, whole genome shotgun sequence genome:
TCTGCAGAGCTATGAAGTTAAGTCATCTTTGTTTTGCAGACGACTTACGCATGTTTTGTAGGGGAGACGGAGAATTTATCAAAGTGATTTTAAAAGCATTTGCTACTTTCTCTAATGCTACTGGACTGGAGATGACCTATGATAAGTCCAATATTTATTTCAATGGGATCTGTCAAGCTGAGGTGGAATATGTGTTGAGGGTCTCTGGGTTCAAGGAAGGACAATTTCCTTTTAAATATCTTGGGATACCTATATCTTATAAACGTATCGGCATTGGGGACTATACTAGACTGGTTGAAAAGGTGGTTGCTAGACTTAGAGGATGGGGTGCTAAGAAACTTAGCTACACTAGCAGACTTGTCTTAGTTCAAAGTGTGCTGTCACAGCTTCATGTGTACGGGTCTAGGATCTTTGTTATACTAGTAACAGTTATTGATAGAATAACTACTATCTGTAGGAATTATTTATGGTCAGCTTCTGAGCAATATGGGAGAGCACCTGCAGTCTCCTGGGAGTCTGTTTGCACTGATAAAAGAGAGGGGGGCTGGGCATTGTTAATAGCAGGCAATGGAACTTGGCAATGATTGGGTACCAGTGGCTACAGTGTTAAATCTGGGTACCAGTGGCTATAAGGGCCCCAGACTAAGGTTGATTGGCACCCTCTGGTTTGGAACAAGTTCAATGTTCCTAAACACTATTTCATTACGTGGCTATGTGTTAAACATAGACTTTTAACCAAGGATAGACTACTGGCTTTTGGAGTCCAAAATGATGGGCTGTGTGAGATCTGTAAGGGTTGTGCTGAGACTCATATACATTTATTCTTTCAATGTCCGTTCGGTGTCAACTGCTGGAGGTTGTTGCAGACTTGGCTTGATGTTCCCCTACCTGGGCAGGACATTATTAACTGGTGTGTGGAATGGAGATGCAAATCCCTTTTGAAGAAGCACATTGTGTTTGCTGCTGTGGCTGCTGTTCTTTACTCAATTTGGCAGTGCAGAAATAATTGCAGGATTGAATAGTGAGTGAGAACCCCTAGAGCTGTAATTCATGAGGTTCAACTGAGCATCAAACAAAGATACCTATCCAGACGATGGCCCTCTAGATTTCAGCAGTTATATGTGTTTTAGAACGCCTTATATGTACTAGTCCATTTGTGTGCGTAGGTGGTATCATTCATCTCAAAACCATGTAAACTGTATGTTGGTGCACTTATGTTTATTAATATATTTCACATTCCACCAAAAACAAttgttgatttaaaccgtaacaTCTACTGTGTCCTTTGGAAAAGGCGCAATacttcatgcgtctgttctcgagctgggttctgactgtgaagtcAGAATCACAACACGgttattgttcgttggtagatttaagatggaatatcgatattagactcgaattAATGTATTTTAACTGATCATATGtatctgggcaagtcataaaatgaattaaaacgagaaattacggcagtttacatgattatgattatacgatgaactcgtgtcggaaatacaaaaaggcaaaacttgaggttagaTTAAGACGAAACTGGGCAAATAAGATTcggaagaaaacttatgtatcaaattgggaCTCCCAGAACCTCGAcgtgaacaagtcgaaaccccgaggaatcgatttgaattaaaacggcgaaaacccgcaagtattgaattactcgggattaaggacgaattaagcattgtaattaaaagggagttgttgaaatatgatttatatactgaaataACAAAGAGAACGAAGGAAATTGAAAgaataagaaaaggaggaaatttgcaggaagtcgaggaagaagaagaagggcAGGAGCAACAGGCAggctctggaagaggcgcagcaaggctgcgatccttcctgaaggcgcagctgctgctgcgtttctttttgacgtctgacctctgctgtttcgtaaaaaacggttttaaaaggtggattttaaatcggttttcgaacgtgctcttaatatagatttacattaattgatacaaaataaaagtacaataataaaatgggatttacaccctcagacttacatgtttgacgaaacaagattgactaaagttatcgtttagtgattgctcgactcgaatatgcgtggaaagtgccctcgttagaggatttagtagattgattaggttgattaaaggtggagttggtcaagttggccggtctatgcaacgtgactgggactcagaatgatctgagcttacgtggtcgtttgattaagcacgtaggcgtcaaaaggcaatagcgtagtctagaatgcaaagagagagagagaaagggcggaacactcgcgtgccaaaaatggaggccgaaggcctctatttattcTAAACATATGAAAGACTTTTGGAATGACTCGGATTTGGAAACAAATATCGAAAATATTCTAAAATGCGAAAAGAGGACTGGAGAAGAGCCGCAACAACTACTGCGTTTCTTCGAAGAAGCGCAAcatttgctgcgtcttttctccagcggtttcctccttggcaagaaagattttcgcgttttattatggaatttcggtataTTTACACTTCCTTActccatgaaacacaatattactgtagatatttacttaaaatattaattttaattaggaataaatatctacaGAATTCTAGAACATTAGGAGTCAAGGTAAACAAAGTCTAATTCCGTCAAGTGATTGGCTTCCTATGTAGCAATCAAAGTGTTAGCCACGCACTTGTGCCAATAACTTATACTCGGATGGTGAATGTACAAGGTATGACACTCCTTGAAAGTAGAGAACTCACGACTGGAGATAGCTTGCTAAAGTGTTCGGCATCAAATTCAAAGGTTTCTTTTTGAATCGGTCATGGTTCTTAAGCCCAAATACTTTACCAAAATCACTTTTATGCATTGTTCTAGTCTTGTTTTCGAGACGGAATTCGACACAATCTCGAGTCTCAATTTTATACTCCTTAAAGGAACTAAGGAATTCCAATGTCAAAGAGGGTATGTCAATTCATTCATTTCAAAGAGGGTTGATAAACCCATAGACTCGAAGAATGTCTTTATTTGCTCAAGGACACACAATTTACTCAAGGCATCTTGACATACAAATTTTGTAGCTAGAATCTTTTTCTTGGCTAGGGATTCGAATGCAAGCCTATGCTTATCGgatatgaaagttacctccggataattcttCAATTGTTCCACCTACGGGATTGAAGTAGTAGCTTCCTCGATAGCATTGACGGTTGATGGGGCTTGCTCCCTTTGTTGAACCAACACCATTGCTTTGGATGCTagagcttgttgtcttttggaCAATGTTGGTGTTTTTCTTGCCTTGATGCCTCCCTTGGTTCTTGCCATTGCTATTCTCCTTTCAAATTAAGTATCAACAAACCAAGTAAATGCTTGAATGCCCCTTTCTTCTTCAAGTTTCAATTGAATGCCCAATCAATTTGTGGATTTTCGAATTTTCACAACCCTAGAGAAATTGATTGATTTTGTGAAGAAATTGTTGTTTGAATGGTCTTATGTTGatgaaggagtgatttgttttttatttgagaaagttttgatttgattctggtgaatttggatgagaaattgttgtttttggatgagggtttgaaggttgaagtgaggaaaaaatattgtgtttgtgtttgaatgaaatgaaatgaaatgaataaGAGGTGTTGGTCCCGTGTTTTGGTGATATAGCAGGTCGGGACGGGCGACTTAAGGTGGAGTCGGGCGGATTTTCATCCAGTGGAAAATCAACTATCTGCAGGGCtttggagacgggcgtcttgaaGTCAAGTCGGGTGGATTGTTGCTTTGCTCGCTCGACTTGTGCCTGAGACGGGTAAATTATCTTCCAGTGAAAAATATAACAATTGAGAGCTCCTCCAGTCTCCACGACTTGAGCTGAGGTCGGGCGACTTTAGCAGTGGCTCGCTCGACTTGAGGTCGGCTCGGGCAGATTTCTTTTCAGAGCAAATTTCCACTTTGTACTTCTTTCTCAGTCctcacgagctcaggtctgctcgtggggattTTTGTCCCGCATCAATCGTTCTTCTTTTCTTCGTCATTTTTTCTTGGGTAGCATTACAAAGGCTTGATTAGCCTAGGCttgtgcttccccacacttgatcaccAAACACTACACATTTAAAGCACATTAAAAATTCCTCCCTCATTTGCTCTCATGTTATACAAATTCGTCAAACAAAGCatgtaaaatgcaatgcaaaaattgagtaatgtactagttaaatgaaatgcaagttaagaggttagaatatttacaaatggtggtttagcgaggactccaccaaactctccttctttTGAGAGctgtcaagggggcaaagccaaggtgttgttgatgttgctcaacaccttgtagaagtagtcaaaagcttgttcattttCATGGTAAAGGTCTTGCATAGACTATTGCACATTGTTGCCTCATTGTTGTAATCCGAGTTAAACGGTTGACAAGGATCCATCAAGCCTTGGTCTAGAGTCATAGCATTCCCAATGTAGGGACTaaccaatccttcaaattcattgTCCCGTAGACCATATACTTCATTCGCTTTCTCCCCTATGTTTGGTGGATTATGAGTTGGCAAGAGCAACTCTCCTTCCTTGttaccatagccaatgaggccttcatctatacttgtcatgagtgagctttgcaagctctcattcttgttgtgaaaaattccatgctctccgaataAAGCCATTTCAACaccatcaatatctttcttccaattgggcggtgtgTCTTTGCCCTTCTCTTTGAGATTCCCATCTTTGCCTTGTTATTTGAGTGGAGATTCCATCTTCGTCTTGTGACCCTTCcgagtatagtgatcaaccataaagcatggctcaaacaagttgggagctctcatagtcttatcaaggttgaaggtgattgtttcatcacctacttcaagtgtgagctctccatgtttcacatcgatcaccgctccggcggtgtgtaggaatagtcttcctagaatgattggaatgttagaatcttcctccatatcaacaatgacaaagtccaccggtatgaaaaaTTTTCCAACTCTCACAGGTACATCTTCCTATACCCCTAGTGGTTTCTTTGTTGAATGAtccgccatttgtaaggtcatgttggtgcacttgagctctcccactcCTAGTGTTTCACATAccaaatatggcatgacactcagacgtgcacctagatcacatagtgccttgttgattgtggtatcaccaatggtacatggaatggagaagcttcctggatctttgagctttggaggggaattCCCTTGAAGAATTTTACTACTCACTTTTGTGAAGGCAATGGTTTCCAATCTTCggatggacttcttcttggtaaggatatctttcatgtattttgcataggccggaacatgatggattagctccgtgaatggtatagaaacctctaagttcttcacaaactccatgaactttccaagttgctcatcaaacttgggcttagcttggcgacttgggaatggaaatctaatcacaataggctctttctcaattttttttaccttctcttcatttctcttcttggatgagtcattggtagttgTCTCTACCACCTTAGTATTTCTTCTTAGTGGTTCAATCACATCACTTTGCTTGTCATTCTCCTCAATAATACCTTCTTTACTTGGCAACTTTGGTCCCTCaaatcttgtaccactcctcaagtggatggcattGATGGTCTCATGTCTTGTGGGAGGATTAtcttgaggaggtaattgtcccttttgtctttgggagctagaagaggtcaattgagacaattgagtctccaacatttttgtgtgagcaaagatattgttgatggtggtgtctttggcttggctatccctttgcatttgagcaaagaaatcttgttggctcttttgcatttggaggactactttttggacatcaaaagcttggtcattgggttgattgtagtatggtctttgagtaggatttctcattggaggtggtgtgtatgtggttaagggttttggacattttggcttttgtatgaaaagtttggatggaatttggtattctcattgtagtagttggaataaggggtgccattcttgtaggcttggaaagcattcacttgttcattcgTTCCCCTACATACatgttgatcatgtcccaaggttccacaactctcacatattccatttgggattgaggatgccgccatcatagcattgacatgttgtttgggtgattgggaagcttcatcaagcttcgCCATGTACTTCTCAAACTTTAAGTTTATGGTGtagatatgagcacttagttgaacACCCAATTGTGTGATAGAGTCCACCTCATGCTTCCCTCCTCTAGTGGCTTTTCtcggcctactatattgggaattataaACCGTCATTTCTTCGATTTTCgcccatgtttggttgtcatcaacctcggtgaacctCCCATTAGAGCCCAAATTAAGCATATTTcgtgagtcttcatataagccaTTACAAAATAGttgaacaaggaaccactcgcttagtccatggtgaggacaagagcgacaagtatccttgaatctctcccaagctttatataatgattcctcatccctttgcttgaacccagtgatttgggctctcaacatgttagtcttctctgGAGGATAAAACTTCTTATAGAAAGCAAGTTCTAAATTCTTCCATGAATTAattccaagggtagccttgtctaggctctttaatCATTGTTTTACggctccgatcaaggaaaaagaaaacaacacccatcaaatttggtcttgagtcactccggtttgagagattacatcacaatagtcacaaaaagtttccatgtgtagatgaggatcttcattaggcatccctccaaattcaCTTCTCTCAAATAATTATATGAATGCggatttaataatgaaattaccggttagatgtggtggtgtaggagtaccatttggtaggttctcctcggttggtacggaatgagatgaaaatttaggcattgtgggttgattttgtggttggttttgaattgggttattctgtccttctcttgcaaaagggttggtaaactcaatacTATCCGATTGGACAACACCGATGttcacaagttctccaatacccaaacttgttgaagccttctaacggttcttctaatgttggtcaaggttctttcaatttcgggatcaaaaggtaaaggtctaccttgtgatctccttgacatgcaaaaatcaaacaactagaaaacaattaaatctaccttgaggagtttgacttccccaaggttaagaaagacacaactaaaaacaacaaatgataacaactcaattgaacaccgtccccggcaacggcgccattttttattcGGTCCAAACTATATCGTCTAAGCTAAccaataaaaaaatatttataatctaaacaaactactcttagtatagtgttaagtaaaggtcggatcccaaaggacgggtattgagttaagttatcggttgtagaaagctatgtcaTAGGGTGTCATAAATTGGGTTGAGTTTTGAGGTAACAAACTACACTACTTAACAATGAAATTtaaagaaatgaaagtaaaacaagcaagaaaagtaggggtttgtaaacaatagattaaggcactagggtgtcatgggttcataggggattcatggtggtgatcatacgaACATGattacatagttgcaagcaaattattgttgtagtggaatcgagttagtttatgtcttacaattcctaggaagatttgggtcccggagccgagtcggccaagcctgtacaacacctacaagtcgacttagtttcttcctagtCACTTTTATACATGGTCTAACATGACTCGAGtcagtttatatcttacaagtcttgttgaatagataagagatgtatgCATTCAAGGCTTTCAATCAAGctatttatcaagcataacatgtccaTAAGTtgacactacaacaagcaagcaatcttataaaacatattagattaagtatgaatcttgttggaataagtgtcctccgacaataatgcgatcacaactgtcgatcatgatgatcacatgtttaaatctcattttaagaatacatgtgggatgtaatattttacagtcaactggtccacacatatcggtaatgattggctgactagagtttgacattactgtcgtgcgacggtggtgatcagttgatccccttaggtctacctatagggaaatactcttaattgattatttaattaatcgtatgccgatacgagttaattaaattgcttaaaattgacggatgattttgtgagtaaagttaacgtgtcttattgtaatttgattaaatgagatatggtctaagtaatcgaattgttgtattactttgataaaattattgtttacgaaacaattgaaattgaatgaataatttattataaatacaagacgttgtaatttataatttgataaaccattttggtacaagtgattacaaattactagtggattttgtatatgacatattttatgagtatgttgatttttaatatgttaaaaatacattacaaattcacatgtcaagtaacatgtcatatatgtcacaattgacaaatgacaaaataaaatggttcttccattttattttgtatgtaccgaaatattggagggagtattagtggataaattgtgttgattattttaataagagaaaacacaatgattaaagcctaatagtagccatgcaaacctatttttcttgggaagaaaatgagcatgatgcattggctcccctccaccCAAGCCAACCGGTTTTCTAAGAGAAAGGttagagggtttttcctctattattcattcacaacttaatagatgtttttctagtgtaagaaaatcaaaTTCTCTCAACAATTTGTggaaatacttagagaaataaaatctcaaaaatctcttctctcttgaccgaaataagagagaacaaattaatattttgtgtcatttttaagtaagactaatattgttactagatcataataatattggttattaagggtattccttgggtatatgcttttgggagaggttctaatttgaaccttgttcatccattgttggaaagctcaagaactaacaaaaagGAGATCTtattggtgcccaaatggccgaaaatatgatggtgagaaattgatttttccatctcctttgattaagtttgcatgcataagatcttgtatttattttatgaccaaataaattgattcatatataAATTTTGAAACTAATGTGATTAATATATCCTAAcaaatctacccccatgttatagttcttctaattacccattaaccctatctagaagactactcactcatgaaactggtaaacatgctaataaaggtgtcaatcatattagcaaGGTTAAACATGGTAAATGAATAAAGTAATAACTAATTAATCAAGGgaaaaaagaattataccaactttaaGGACGGTCCaattaataagcaaagaataatagaagaacacttgatgaatgatgaagagttgtcaagtcttcaataaaccccaaatagttatcaaattacccaactaaatctaagaacacttgaatgattaaagaggaattaagatttgattaatattgaattgagtaatacaacttgattaataatgTATAAACTTGATTAATGCTAAATTCTAACTTGGTGATTAATTccctaacacaatggggtatttatactaagtacaaatattagggtaactaagggcttaaatgacgattaagtccctaagaagaagattagtgctttgcaagtcctagAGAGAGCCGTCCGGATTGACATTGAAGCAAACTCGTGCTGCCCAGGGATCCGCTCGACTTGAAGGTGAGACACCCGGATTGAGGCTTGAGATGCCTGACCTGGGCTCAGGATGCCCGGATTGAGGCTTGAGACGCCCAGATCTTTGAtcagctcttcttcttcttctttgactgacaaaggatccgtggggatcgttgggAGGTCacgggggtcttcatcattgcctatTATACTTCATTTATTCACTAAGGTCTTTAGTAATGGTCTCCTGTTTGATGCTTGGGCATTAGATACACTCCATTTAGCTCtactttgctccataaatgcaaggctagcaatcctctcctaccaaggacacaaaacctcaaagaatatgcaaagtagggaactaaagataagaaacgaccctaataagcactagaaagcataggaacgaggctagttcggggactaaatgtgcacaaatatgagtcacatcagcccTATGGGTATCTTAGAAGATATGCCAGTTAGAGTCGGTAAATTCTTTATTCCAGTTGACATTATAGTGATAGATATGGTTGGGAATTCTCGAGTTCCTATTATTCTAGGGCGACCATTCTTGCACACAGCTGGGGCGGTCATAGATGTTAGGCATGAGAGTCATACATTCAATGTTGGGGACGACACTATCACATTTAGTCTTGATAAAGCATCACGCCCTCCTGACTTAGAATCTTCTTGTAACATGATTAATGTTAttgatcctacttttgatgaATGTCTTGCTTTATGTTTAAAAAAGGATCCTTTGGACACTGATTTGGTGTCAGGCACGGCTTAATATGGGTCACCAACATGGAATGAAGATGAGCTAGAACGCTTGCTATGTGGAGATGAGCCTCACCCTGAGATGGTATGCAGCTTCGTTAAAAGTGTCGATTGGGAAGCTGAATTAGATGTTCTGGAAGCTGAAATATTTAAGAAGGCTTCCGTCAGCATGAGTACAAAATAAGTATCTGGGTTAATGACTTCTCCTAGTATGGGTGACGTGATTTATTCGTTTCCCATTGATGCTGAATTTGAAGACAGTGAACAATCATGTCTACCCTTTATTTTGAATTTCGAGTTTGATGAGCATGAACAATGTTTTCTATTgattttttatgcttgcattatCTATTGGCGTTACTTATgcctttgtgtagcacatgcgcatatTTTTGATCTATTATTGAGGGTGCttagtgatgtgaccattatttgcgcacatttagtcccctaattgagcctattttgcatactattataacattctttggccattttatccgtcaaaaccttcctatttgcttttctatcgcatttcatatgttttgtagaaaaggagataataaggcggaaattcccgtctttcgtgcatatttggaagctatttgacgatactagatggactagtatgaagaggaagcaaggactaaagaccaatcccacaagaataaaatggaagtgaagaaaagggaagaaaagaagaaggattattgctgaggaacaatccgagcggattgtccactatccgcccgtctcctcacagcagaatccgagcggtttcctccaaagacgctcggattgcaccaccggaatccgcccggattctcttgaatccgctcatCTTCTAccgacagaatccgcccgtcctcattccaatacgcccggattccttcgcagcataatttcgtcttctccaagctacaaagaaagaagcccttccttcaagaaataccggagtctccctgctcaaatctcaaaagtgtaattactagtttagcc
Encoded here:
- the LOC141601222 gene encoding uncharacterized protein LOC141601222, translated to MSHISPMGILEDMPVRVGKFFIPVDIIVIDMVGNSRVPIILGRPFLHTAGAVIDVRHESHTFNVGDDTITFSLDKASRPPDLESSCNMINVIDPTFDECLALCLKKDPLDTDLVSGTA